A genomic window from Archaeoglobus profundus DSM 5631 includes:
- a CDS encoding cell division protein SepF has product MIFKLFKKEKVEVEDYEELDLSEYEAEIVDEGVTYIKVAEVTGINEIPEIRRQVYNGNIVIADIAFIKHDKWVYERVLKDLKQLAQDVKGDIVGLGEDYIIVTPTGIKVDRVKIRGSKSFESP; this is encoded by the coding sequence ATGATATTTAAGCTCTTCAAGAAGGAAAAAGTCGAGGTTGAAGATTACGAAGAACTGGATTTGAGCGAGTATGAGGCTGAGATTGTAGACGAGGGTGTCACCTACATAAAGGTTGCTGAAGTGACCGGGATAAACGAAATTCCTGAAATAAGAAGGCAGGTTTACAACGGGAACATAGTCATAGCGGACATAGCTTTCATAAAGCACGATAAGTGGGTATACGAGAGAGTCTTGAAGGATCTAAAGCAGTTGGCTCAGGATGTGAAAGGAGATATTGTGGGCTTGGGGGAGGATTACATAATAGTGACGCCCACCGGAATAAAGGTTGATAGGGTTAAGATAAGGGGGAGCAAAAGTTTTGAAAGTCCATAG
- a CDS encoding ZPR1 zinc finger domain-containing protein: protein MIPCPACGRELKINTLLYDTPFFGKVLLTTIICECGFKHSDAIVSEIKEPTRFTVKINKKTLYDKVIRSTSGTIRVPEIGVEIEPGPASQAFITNLEGVLVKIRDIVEMARRWNADDEEKVSRCDEILKRIDDTVEGKDELTLILEDPFGNSLILSDSAFRERMKEEEAKALKTGMTVVDLTGLSEDELFRL from the coding sequence ATGATACCTTGCCCCGCATGCGGTAGGGAGTTAAAGATAAACACCTTACTTTACGACACACCCTTCTTCGGGAAAGTCCTACTCACCACTATAATCTGTGAATGCGGATTCAAGCATTCTGATGCGATAGTTTCTGAGATAAAGGAGCCTACGAGGTTTACTGTGAAAATCAACAAGAAAACTCTTTACGACAAGGTGATTAGGTCTACATCTGGCACAATAAGAGTTCCGGAGATCGGAGTCGAGATAGAGCCGGGACCAGCTTCTCAAGCCTTCATAACGAACTTGGAAGGAGTTCTCGTGAAGATCAGAGACATTGTAGAGATGGCAAGGAGATGGAATGCCGATGATGAAGAAAAAGTTAGCAGATGTGACGAGATCTTAAAGAGAATAGACGATACGGTTGAAGGTAAGGATGAGCTGACCTTGATCTTGGAGGATCCCTTCGGAAACAGCCTGATTCTTTCCGATAGCGCTTTCAGGGAGAGGATGAAGGAAGAGGAGGCTAAAGCTTTAAAGACGGGAATGACTGTAGTAGATTTGACGGGGTTAAGTGAGGATGAACTCTTCAGACTATGA
- a CDS encoding aspartate/glutamate racemase family protein produces the protein MVKTIKIVDLVPIIYTEGIQSAIDDRKNLGRKLKEETNGLVELEVVTIEKGTASIEGAYDEALNTPYILEKIKWAEDNGYDAVVLDCFGDPGLDAGRELVKIPVVGANQASIHLASQIAGRFSIINILPETETLIRGLVTKYGLIQNLASIRTINVPVLELEKNPELTIRRMIEAAEKAVVEDRAYAIVLGCTGMSPIADAMEKALKEKGINVPVIEPLRAAIHTAIMLVLMGISHSKEAYRPPREKYRLL, from the coding sequence ATGGTAAAGACCATAAAAATAGTTGATCTCGTTCCCATAATTTACACAGAAGGGATTCAAAGCGCAATAGATGATCGCAAAAATTTGGGGAGAAAGCTAAAGGAGGAAACAAACGGGCTTGTTGAGCTGGAAGTCGTGACTATAGAAAAGGGAACGGCATCCATAGAAGGAGCATACGATGAAGCACTAAACACACCCTATATTCTGGAGAAGATTAAATGGGCTGAAGATAACGGCTACGATGCCGTTGTTCTTGACTGCTTTGGAGACCCGGGGCTTGATGCAGGGAGAGAACTTGTAAAAATCCCCGTCGTTGGTGCAAATCAAGCTTCGATTCATCTGGCATCGCAGATAGCTGGTAGATTCTCAATAATTAATATTTTACCAGAAACAGAGACGCTGATAAGAGGGCTCGTAACTAAATATGGCCTCATCCAAAATCTGGCTTCGATAAGGACGATAAACGTGCCTGTGCTTGAGCTCGAAAAGAATCCCGAGCTAACGATTCGAAGAATGATAGAGGCAGCTGAGAAAGCCGTCGTTGAAGACAGAGCCTATGCAATAGTGCTCGGATGCACGGGGATGTCTCCGATTGCTGATGCAATGGAGAAAGCGTTGAAAGAGAAGGGAATAAATGTTCCAGTCATAGAACCGCTTAGAGCCGCAATTCATACGGCAATAATGCTCGTATTGATGGGAATAAGCCATAGCAAAGAAGCATACAGACCTCCGAGAGAGAAGTACAGACTGCTCTGA
- the thsA gene encoding thermosome subunit alpha: MATLQGVPVLILKEGTQRTTGRDALRMNITAAKVIAEAVRTTLGPRGMDKMLVDSLGDITITNDGVTILKEMDVEHPAAKMIVEVAKTQENEVGDGTTTAVVLAGELLKKAEELLDQDVHPTIIAKGYRLACDKVLQILDEIAINVDPNDDETLRKIAATAITGKHAEYAIEHLSRIVVEAVKKVTEKVGDSYKVYDDDIKIEKKHGGAIEETLLVDGVVLDKEVVHPAMPKRIKNAKIAVLKAALEVKETETDAEINITDPEMLQKFIEQEEKMIKEMVDRIVQAGAKVVFCQKGIDDLAQYYLAKAGVLAVRRVKQSDIEKLAKATGARIITDLRDIKPEDLGEAELVEERKVGEDKMVFVTGCKNPRAVTILVRGGTEHIVDEVERSLTDAIKVTKAVIEDGKVVAGGGAPEIELSLRIREWAPSLGGREQLAAEAFAQALEIIPRTLAENAGLDPIDILVELRKAHEEGKVTYGVDVFEGKVTCMKEKGVLEPLRVKKQAITSATEVAIMILRIDDVIAAKGLEKEKGETETGGKEEEESESD, encoded by the coding sequence ATGGCGACGTTGCAGGGAGTACCTGTGTTGATATTAAAGGAAGGGACACAGAGAACGACCGGTAGGGATGCATTGAGGATGAACATAACAGCTGCAAAGGTAATAGCTGAGGCTGTAAGAACTACATTGGGCCCAAGAGGTATGGATAAAATGCTCGTGGATAGCTTGGGTGATATAACTATAACTAACGACGGTGTTACAATCCTCAAAGAAATGGACGTAGAACACCCAGCCGCTAAAATGATCGTAGAAGTGGCTAAGACTCAGGAGAACGAGGTTGGAGACGGCACGACTACGGCTGTAGTACTGGCAGGAGAGTTGTTGAAGAAGGCTGAGGAATTGCTCGACCAGGACGTCCACCCAACCATAATCGCTAAAGGTTATAGACTAGCTTGCGATAAGGTTCTTCAGATACTCGATGAGATCGCAATAAATGTCGATCCTAACGATGATGAGACTTTGAGAAAGATAGCTGCAACGGCGATAACTGGTAAGCATGCAGAGTACGCGATAGAGCACCTCTCGAGGATAGTGGTTGAAGCTGTGAAGAAGGTTACGGAGAAGGTCGGTGATTCCTACAAGGTCTACGACGATGACATAAAGATCGAGAAGAAGCACGGTGGTGCAATTGAAGAGACTCTACTCGTAGACGGTGTAGTGCTAGACAAGGAAGTAGTACACCCGGCAATGCCTAAGAGGATAAAGAACGCAAAAATTGCCGTTCTGAAGGCTGCATTGGAGGTTAAGGAGACTGAGACCGATGCTGAGATAAACATCACGGATCCGGAGATGTTGCAGAAGTTCATCGAGCAGGAGGAGAAGATGATCAAGGAAATGGTTGATAGAATAGTGCAGGCTGGAGCGAAAGTAGTGTTCTGTCAGAAGGGTATCGATGACCTGGCTCAGTACTACTTGGCTAAGGCAGGCGTATTGGCTGTAAGGAGAGTCAAGCAGAGTGACATAGAAAAGCTGGCTAAGGCTACCGGTGCAAGGATAATAACTGACTTGAGAGACATCAAGCCAGAGGACTTAGGAGAGGCGGAGTTGGTAGAGGAGAGGAAGGTTGGCGAAGACAAGATGGTATTCGTCACAGGATGCAAGAACCCGAGAGCTGTAACAATCCTCGTCAGAGGTGGTACCGAGCACATCGTCGACGAAGTCGAAAGGAGTCTTACAGATGCTATTAAGGTCACCAAGGCTGTCATTGAGGACGGAAAGGTAGTGGCGGGAGGAGGGGCGCCGGAGATTGAGCTGAGCTTAAGGATCAGGGAGTGGGCACCGAGCCTAGGAGGCAGGGAGCAGCTAGCTGCGGAAGCGTTTGCACAGGCGTTGGAGATAATACCGAGGACATTGGCTGAGAACGCTGGACTTGATCCAATAGACATACTTGTAGAATTGAGAAAGGCTCACGAAGAGGGCAAGGTAACCTACGGAGTAGACGTATTCGAGGGCAAGGTAACTTGCATGAAGGAAAAGGGTGTCCTAGAACCTCTCAGAGTCAAGAAACAGGCAATAACTAGCGCTACAGAAGTAGCAATCATGATACTAAGAATCGACGATGTCATCGCCGCTAAGGGTCTAGAGAAGGAAAAGGGAGAAACCGAGACCGGAGGAAAGGAGGAAGAGGAGAGCGAGAGCGACTAA
- a CDS encoding UbiX family flavin prenyltransferase, with protein MRFVVALTGASGQVYGFRIVKELSKIGEVYTVVSRTAKRIAKLEGLDVEMLRDVSTRFYEENEITAPISSGSFKHDGMVIAPCSVKTASSIAYGITDNLITRSADVTLKEKRKLILLIRETPLHLGHLKTLTRLAEMGAVIMPPVPAFYIKPKTIDDLIDHTVCRVLDLLGLEVECKRWEGLNEV; from the coding sequence ATGAGGTTCGTCGTAGCTTTAACAGGAGCGAGCGGTCAAGTATACGGTTTTAGAATCGTTAAAGAGCTTTCCAAGATAGGGGAAGTTTATACGGTAGTTTCTAGAACGGCAAAAAGAATTGCAAAGCTCGAAGGATTGGATGTTGAAATGCTTAGGGATGTATCCACTAGGTTTTATGAAGAGAACGAGATAACCGCACCGATATCGAGTGGTAGCTTCAAACACGATGGAATGGTTATAGCTCCGTGCAGTGTGAAAACAGCTTCGAGCATAGCTTACGGTATAACTGATAACTTAATAACGAGAAGTGCCGATGTAACTCTGAAGGAGAAGAGAAAACTCATACTTTTGATAAGAGAAACACCTCTTCATTTGGGACATTTGAAGACTCTGACAAGGTTGGCTGAGATGGGAGCTGTAATAATGCCACCCGTCCCTGCATTCTACATAAAGCCAAAGACGATAGATGACTTGATAGACCACACGGTTTGTAGAGTTTTGGATCTCTTGGGATTGGAAGTTGAGTGCAAGAGATGGGAAGGGCTTAACGAAGTTTAA
- a CDS encoding hydantoinase/oxoprolinase N-terminal domain-containing protein, with product MLRIGIDVGGTNTDGVILDEKNNVIAKAKTPTTEDVTTGIVNAIDAVLKKSGVDPAEIKYAMLGTTHATNAIVERKNLAKIAVIRIGKPATLAIKPLTSWPADLVEKVGNNIYIVQGGHEFDGREIAPLDEEEIRRIGKELKEKNVEAIAISSVFSLVNPEHEKRAAEILREILGDNIPITLSHEIGSLGLLERENAAALNAAVTKVIKTAVGAFKAALAEKNIDAQLYLTQNDGTLMTAEYALKYPVLTIASGPTNSLRGAAFLSNEKNAIVVDVGGTTTDIGILVNGFPRESSVAVEIGGVRTNFRMPDIISIGLGGGSLVREENGEIKVGPESVGFRIVNEALVFGGNTLTATDIAVASGRCSIGDPSRVKNLDRNLVAKATEKIKSMVEEAIEKIKTSPEPMPVILVGGGSILVPDELKGASKVIRPPNYDVANAIGAAIAQVSGEVDRVFSLDQIRREKAIEEAKRMAVEEAIKAGANPDTVEIVNFEEIPLAYLPGNATRIRVKAAGYLSK from the coding sequence ATGTTGAGGATTGGTATTGATGTCGGAGGTACCAACACCGACGGCGTAATCTTGGATGAAAAGAACAACGTAATAGCCAAGGCAAAAACTCCAACGACTGAAGATGTAACTACTGGAATAGTAAACGCCATAGATGCTGTCCTGAAAAAGAGCGGCGTTGATCCCGCTGAGATAAAATATGCGATGCTCGGAACGACTCACGCAACAAACGCAATAGTTGAGAGAAAGAACCTCGCAAAAATAGCTGTCATCAGAATAGGTAAACCAGCAACTTTAGCCATAAAACCGCTGACCTCATGGCCTGCAGATTTGGTTGAAAAGGTTGGAAACAACATATACATCGTTCAGGGAGGACACGAATTCGACGGAAGAGAGATAGCACCTCTGGATGAAGAGGAGATAAGAAGGATTGGTAAGGAGCTGAAGGAGAAAAACGTTGAAGCAATTGCGATTTCGTCAGTTTTCTCTCTCGTAAATCCGGAGCATGAGAAAAGAGCGGCTGAAATTCTAAGAGAGATTTTGGGAGATAATATTCCAATAACGCTATCCCATGAAATAGGTAGTCTGGGTTTGCTTGAAAGAGAGAATGCTGCGGCTTTGAATGCCGCGGTTACAAAGGTTATCAAAACAGCTGTAGGTGCATTTAAAGCAGCTTTAGCCGAGAAAAACATTGATGCTCAGCTGTATCTGACCCAGAACGATGGAACTTTAATGACTGCAGAGTATGCACTTAAATATCCAGTTCTGACAATAGCCTCAGGGCCGACAAACAGTCTGAGAGGAGCAGCTTTCCTATCCAACGAGAAGAATGCGATCGTTGTGGATGTTGGAGGAACGACAACTGATATTGGTATCCTTGTAAACGGATTCCCGAGAGAGTCTTCGGTTGCGGTTGAGATTGGAGGGGTTAGAACGAATTTCAGAATGCCAGACATTATATCTATAGGACTCGGTGGAGGCAGCTTGGTCAGAGAGGAGAACGGAGAAATAAAAGTAGGTCCGGAGAGCGTTGGATTCAGAATCGTCAATGAAGCGCTTGTATTCGGAGGAAATACGCTAACAGCCACGGATATTGCGGTTGCATCTGGAAGATGTAGCATAGGAGACCCATCGAGAGTGAAGAACTTGGATAGAAACCTCGTAGCCAAGGCAACGGAGAAGATCAAGAGCATGGTTGAAGAGGCTATAGAGAAGATCAAAACCAGTCCAGAACCAATGCCAGTGATACTCGTCGGAGGAGGAAGTATCTTAGTCCCAGACGAGTTGAAAGGAGCATCCAAAGTTATAAGACCTCCAAACTACGATGTTGCCAACGCAATCGGAGCTGCAATAGCTCAGGTTAGCGGAGAAGTGGACAGAGTGTTCTCTTTAGATCAGATAAGAAGAGAGAAGGCTATTGAAGAGGCAAAGAGAATGGCTGTCGAGGAAGCCATAAAGGCCGGAGCAAATCCAGACACGGTCGAAATCGTCAACTTTGAAGAGATTCCATTAGCTTATTTGCCAGGAAACGCAACAAGAATTAGAGTAAAAGCGGCCGGATATCTCTCTAAATAA
- a CDS encoding cytosine permease — MKEDGIIEKHAIDAIPLEERQPWYSIAMIWIGVMICIPALMIGGALVSGLPLKEGILAGVAGYTIIILIMTFTGMQGADLGRPAAVISRSAFGVAGSRVIISLILAVGTIGWFGVQANVAGLAFSSIMKTWVGADIPVWISSLVWGLIMLTTAVIGYKALEYLNYIAVPALLILSLYGTYVSIQKFGLETLVSHSPPSPFPFIQGVALTVGSFAVGATIAADYSRYAKNRRDAVLSSVVGVWPAGVGMLAMGAIMSVVAGTYDITEVLSTLGLSGIALVILILATWTTNTINAYSGGLALANMFNLPGEKRALATVIAGVIGTVLAVGGILDHFIDWLSLLTSTIPPLAGVLIADYWILRSGKPEKWEEYPGVNWIGVVAWIAGSAVGLLLKMGIAPINGIVTAMVVYLVLWKLIKRE; from the coding sequence GTGAAAGAAGATGGGATAATCGAAAAACACGCTATTGACGCAATACCTCTAGAGGAGAGGCAGCCATGGTATAGCATAGCAATGATTTGGATTGGAGTTATGATCTGCATACCAGCACTGATGATTGGTGGCGCACTTGTTAGTGGTTTGCCGTTGAAAGAGGGGATACTGGCTGGAGTGGCCGGCTATACGATAATCATCTTAATCATGACCTTCACGGGAATGCAGGGTGCAGACCTCGGAAGACCTGCAGCAGTGATATCAAGATCGGCCTTTGGTGTTGCAGGTTCGAGAGTAATAATATCACTTATCCTCGCTGTCGGAACTATAGGCTGGTTTGGAGTTCAAGCAAACGTTGCTGGATTAGCTTTCTCGAGCATAATGAAAACATGGGTTGGTGCAGATATTCCAGTGTGGATATCATCACTTGTTTGGGGATTAATAATGCTCACGACCGCTGTAATAGGATACAAAGCTCTGGAATACCTGAACTATATTGCAGTCCCGGCACTTTTAATTCTCTCACTCTACGGAACCTACGTCTCAATACAGAAGTTTGGGCTTGAGACTCTGGTGTCGCATTCACCCCCTTCTCCATTCCCATTTATCCAAGGAGTTGCTCTTACAGTCGGATCATTTGCAGTCGGTGCTACAATAGCTGCCGACTATTCAAGATACGCTAAAAATAGAAGAGATGCGGTTTTGTCGTCAGTAGTAGGTGTATGGCCCGCTGGAGTTGGTATGCTCGCCATGGGAGCCATAATGTCCGTCGTTGCCGGAACATACGACATCACGGAAGTGCTATCAACACTCGGTCTCTCAGGAATAGCACTTGTGATTCTAATCCTTGCCACATGGACGACCAACACAATAAATGCATATTCTGGTGGTTTAGCATTGGCAAACATGTTCAATCTCCCAGGAGAGAAAAGAGCACTTGCAACAGTCATTGCCGGTGTTATAGGTACGGTGCTCGCCGTTGGCGGAATACTCGACCACTTCATCGACTGGTTGAGTCTGCTAACCTCAACTATACCACCACTCGCTGGAGTTTTAATAGCGGATTACTGGATACTTAGAAGCGGAAAGCCGGAGAAATGGGAGGAATATCCGGGTGTTAACTGGATAGGTGTGGTTGCATGGATAGCCGGATCTGCAGTAGGTCTATTGCTGAAGATGGGAATTGCACCGATAAATGGCATAGTAACGGCGATGGTTGTGTATTTGGTGTTGTGGAAATTAATTAAAAGAGAGTAA
- a CDS encoding mandelate racemase/muconate lactonizing enzyme family protein has protein sequence MRIKSVEVIPLNIPLVEPFEIAIGKFSFAENVLIKVQLEDGTVGYGEVSSSGIITGDIQSTAIDIVKYISPALVGESIERYRYLIKKLRSIIKFHPGTFAGLENAILDAYTNYIGVPLYKFLGGASYEIESDVTLSITTPEKATETALSYFEKGYHIFKLKVGKDFDEDLKRVLAVSEAVPDCEIRVDANQGYTPKEAVRFINKLYSKDVNITLFEQPVYWKDIQGLKFVTDHSPVPVAADETVFTATDAFNVARERVVDVINIKLAKCGGVLEALDIIAVAKASGLELMIGCMVESNIGLAPSVHLACGTGEFSYIDLDSYLFLKELPLKGGFEVDGPRLIVKNIKKGLGIEESKKEK, from the coding sequence ATGAGGATAAAATCCGTAGAGGTTATCCCGCTCAATATACCCCTTGTGGAGCCTTTCGAAATAGCAATAGGAAAGTTCAGCTTCGCCGAGAACGTTTTAATCAAAGTCCAGCTGGAGGACGGGACCGTAGGTTATGGTGAAGTCTCATCTTCCGGGATAATCACTGGAGATATTCAATCTACCGCCATAGATATTGTGAAGTACATATCTCCAGCTCTCGTGGGGGAGTCCATAGAGAGATACAGATACCTGATTAAAAAATTAAGAAGCATAATTAAGTTTCATCCGGGTACTTTTGCAGGTTTGGAAAATGCAATTCTCGACGCCTACACCAACTACATAGGCGTTCCGCTTTACAAGTTCTTGGGTGGTGCGAGCTATGAGATCGAGTCCGATGTTACGCTATCTATAACAACACCCGAAAAAGCTACTGAGACTGCTTTGAGTTATTTCGAGAAAGGATACCACATATTCAAGCTCAAAGTCGGGAAGGATTTCGATGAGGATTTGAAGAGGGTTTTGGCTGTAAGCGAAGCAGTTCCGGATTGCGAGATCAGGGTGGATGCTAATCAGGGATACACTCCGAAAGAGGCTGTAAGGTTCATAAACAAGCTTTACAGCAAAGATGTTAACATCACGCTGTTCGAACAACCAGTTTACTGGAAGGACATTCAAGGTTTGAAGTTCGTTACGGATCACTCGCCCGTCCCGGTGGCGGCGGATGAAACCGTCTTTACGGCAACAGATGCGTTTAACGTTGCCAGAGAAAGGGTTGTTGACGTTATAAACATCAAGCTCGCAAAGTGCGGTGGCGTGCTGGAGGCGCTTGACATCATAGCTGTAGCGAAAGCTTCTGGGTTGGAACTCATGATAGGTTGCATGGTGGAATCGAACATCGGTTTAGCTCCGAGCGTTCACCTAGCATGCGGAACTGGCGAATTTTCGTATATTGATTTGGACTCTTACCTCTTCCTGAAGGAATTGCCACTTAAAGGCGGTTTTGAAGTAGATGGCCCGAGATTGATCGTGAAGAACATCAAAAAGGGATTGGGCATTGAGGAGAGCAAAAAAGAAAAATAA
- a CDS encoding Mth938-like domain-containing protein translates to MRVEHYSFGYIKLDGQEFRHDVIVYGDFVKKWWRKEGHRVQIEDIEDILRLKPEIVVIGTGYYGVVKVDRDVIERLRSEGIEVVCEESRKAVETYNKLLEEGKKVALAIHLTC, encoded by the coding sequence ATGAGAGTTGAGCACTACAGTTTCGGCTACATAAAGCTTGATGGTCAGGAATTTAGGCACGATGTAATAGTTTATGGAGACTTTGTAAAGAAGTGGTGGAGGAAGGAGGGCCATAGAGTACAAATTGAAGATATCGAAGATATACTTAGGCTAAAGCCTGAGATTGTCGTGATAGGAACCGGTTACTACGGCGTTGTTAAGGTTGATAGAGATGTCATAGAGAGGCTTAGGAGTGAAGGTATAGAGGTCGTATGTGAAGAATCGAGAAAAGCTGTAGAAACTTACAACAAATTATTAGAAGAAGGAAAAAAAGTAGCTTTGGCTATTCACTTGACTTGTTAG
- a CDS encoding tubulin/FtsZ family protein, with translation MRFFIIGFGQAGGKILDLFLGREKESGSNITIKPLAVNTARTDLMGLKYVPKECRLLIGQTVVKGHGVGTDNKLGAKIARDEIDTILNAIDKMGTHDIDAFLIIAGLGGGTGSGGSPVLAKYLSETYSEPVYAVGVLPAPEEGKLYSLNAARSMISLLKYVDNLILVDNGAWKFEGMSLRESFAKINEEIVKRLALLARAGEPVEEESIGEMVVDSSEVINTLRGGGISSIGYATTLVEEKKRGFSLFRRKNVDEFAENDKATKIASLVRRAALGRLTIPCNIRSAERALVLVAGPPEHLDRKGLEKAKLWLEEQIAGVEVRAGDYPTRRTKHVAALVVLANVTDVPRVKQLQRLAAEAKEEIESVEKERIEKTLEIFDEDIEPLI, from the coding sequence ATGAGGTTCTTCATCATAGGCTTTGGGCAAGCTGGAGGTAAAATACTCGACTTATTCTTAGGAAGAGAAAAGGAGAGCGGATCAAACATCACAATCAAGCCTCTCGCTGTCAATACCGCAAGAACAGATTTAATGGGTTTGAAGTACGTTCCCAAAGAATGCAGGCTCTTGATAGGTCAAACTGTTGTAAAAGGGCATGGAGTCGGAACTGACAATAAGCTGGGTGCAAAGATTGCTCGGGATGAGATAGATACTATTTTGAACGCAATCGACAAGATGGGTACTCATGACATCGATGCTTTCCTGATAATAGCTGGTTTGGGTGGAGGGACTGGAAGCGGTGGTTCGCCAGTTTTAGCAAAGTATCTATCGGAAACTTATTCGGAACCCGTTTATGCCGTTGGCGTTCTGCCAGCACCTGAAGAAGGAAAACTCTACTCCTTAAACGCTGCTAGGAGCATGATATCCCTCCTGAAATACGTTGACAATCTCATACTCGTAGACAACGGAGCTTGGAAGTTTGAAGGAATGAGCTTAAGAGAGAGCTTTGCAAAGATAAATGAGGAGATAGTAAAGAGGTTGGCACTGCTTGCAAGGGCTGGAGAGCCAGTTGAAGAGGAAAGCATAGGTGAGATGGTTGTGGACAGCAGTGAAGTCATAAACACGTTGAGAGGTGGGGGAATATCTTCAATAGGCTATGCAACTACGTTGGTAGAAGAGAAAAAGAGAGGATTTTCGCTCTTCCGCAGGAAGAATGTTGACGAGTTTGCAGAAAACGATAAGGCTACAAAGATTGCTTCACTCGTGAGAAGAGCTGCCTTAGGCAGACTAACTATCCCATGCAACATAAGGAGCGCTGAGAGAGCTTTGGTTCTGGTTGCTGGCCCTCCGGAGCATTTGGATAGAAAGGGTTTAGAGAAGGCAAAGCTCTGGCTTGAGGAGCAGATAGCTGGTGTCGAAGTTAGAGCCGGTGATTATCCGACGAGGAGAACGAAGCATGTCGCAGCTTTGGTCGTCTTAGCTAACGTTACAGATGTTCCGAGAGTCAAGCAGTTGCAGAGGCTTGCGGCTGAGGCGAAGGAGGAGATTGAAAGTGTTGAGAAGGAGAGGATAGAGAAGACTCTTGAGATATTTGATGAGGATATAGAACCTCTGATATGA
- the mqnC gene encoding cyclic dehypoxanthinyl futalosine synthase yields MNSSDYEYYVEKNLRGEDLSFEEALELFELPLPILGKLADEIRKAKCGDLVTFVIGININYTNICISKCKFCAFYAKDNGYVLSKDEILRKVGMAVQRGATQILMQGGINPDLGIEWFEDVFRAVKEKYPNVHIHSLSAPEIYFLAKKEKMSIREVIERLREAGLDSIPGGGAEILVDRIRKKISPNKVDSEGWLRVMETAHRLGMRTTATMMFGHVESNEDIIEHLFKIRDLQSRTGGFTAFIPWTFQPENTELYEIIKEPVPPTRYLQVLAISRIVLHNFRNVQTSWLTQGLEIATLGLIFGANDFGDLMLEENVITATGKEFRPLEVERVVRTVKSIGRPVAVRDTYYRILKRL; encoded by the coding sequence ATGAACTCTTCAGACTATGAATATTACGTTGAGAAGAATTTGAGAGGAGAGGATTTGAGCTTTGAGGAAGCTCTTGAGCTTTTTGAACTACCCCTACCTATTCTGGGCAAGTTGGCTGATGAGATAAGGAAGGCGAAATGTGGGGATCTGGTGACATTTGTAATAGGCATAAACATAAACTATACGAACATCTGCATATCGAAGTGCAAGTTCTGTGCCTTCTACGCTAAGGATAACGGCTACGTACTTTCTAAGGATGAGATCTTGAGAAAGGTTGGTATGGCTGTTCAGAGAGGAGCAACTCAAATATTAATGCAGGGAGGAATAAATCCCGACTTGGGAATAGAATGGTTTGAAGATGTTTTTAGGGCTGTGAAGGAAAAGTATCCAAACGTACACATTCACAGTCTTTCAGCGCCTGAGATATACTTCTTAGCCAAGAAGGAGAAAATGAGTATCAGAGAAGTTATTGAAAGGCTGAGAGAAGCTGGATTGGATTCTATACCGGGTGGCGGTGCTGAAATCCTAGTCGATAGAATTAGAAAGAAGATCAGCCCAAACAAGGTTGACAGCGAAGGTTGGTTGAGAGTCATGGAAACTGCACACAGGTTAGGTATGAGAACTACTGCTACTATGATGTTTGGTCATGTGGAGAGCAATGAGGATATAATCGAGCATCTATTTAAAATAAGGGATCTTCAGTCAAGGACTGGAGGATTTACAGCATTTATACCTTGGACATTTCAGCCGGAAAACACTGAACTTTACGAGATAATCAAAGAGCCAGTCCCACCTACGAGATACCTTCAGGTTTTGGCAATATCCCGTATAGTCCTTCACAACTTCAGAAACGTTCAAACGTCTTGGTTGACTCAGGGCTTGGAGATAGCAACTCTAGGTCTTATATTTGGAGCGAACGATTTTGGCGATCTAATGCTTGAGGAGAATGTAATAACCGCAACTGGAAAAGAGTTTAGACCTCTCGAAGTTGAGAGGGTAGTTAGAACTGTAAAATCCATAGGTAGACCTGTCGCTGTAAGGGATACTTACTACAGAATTCTGAAGCGCTTATGA